Proteins encoded within one genomic window of Halomonas sp. YLGW01:
- a CDS encoding class I SAM-dependent DNA methyltransferase: MNTDSHSQTAAFIWSVADLLRGDFKQSQYGRVILPFTLLRRLECVLAPTKAAVLAGAQEHQNKPEAVREKLLLRAAEQQFFNASPLTLGTLSDTQTADDLMSYVQAFSQDAREIFDHFHFEDFVQQLAANDLLYQVVQRVASIDLSPERITNYGMGVIFEELIRKFAESSNETAGEHFTPRDIVHLTTSLVLTGQDETLRPHRIATVYDPTAGTGGFLSESDEYIRQVSDQVTVSLHGQELNPESYAICKADMLIKGQDVAQIKLGNTLSDDQLPAERFDFMLANPPFGVEWKKVQKQVTDEHKQKGYDGRFGPGLPRVSDGSLLFLMHLVSKMRSPKDGGSRIGIILNGSPLFTGGAGSGESEIRRYLLQHDLVEAIVALPTDMFYNTGIATYVWVLSNHKPAERRGKVQLINATARYTKMRKSLGSKRQYVTDRDIDEIVRGYGAFQETEESKIFPVEAFGYRRITVERPLRLNFQASPERLARLDGEKALQKLPEADRDALRAACATLDPERCYTNRDAFTKDLKAALKPTGLKVGAPLLKAILNALAERDDEADVCTDKQGNPEPDSGLRDNENVPLDESVFDYFAREVKPHVPDAWIDEDKRDPLDGRIGLVGFEIPFNRHFYTFEPPRPLEAIDADLKACTDRIKSMIEELSA; the protein is encoded by the coding sequence GTGAACACGGACAGTCACTCTCAGACGGCGGCCTTCATCTGGTCGGTCGCAGACCTGCTGCGCGGCGATTTCAAGCAGTCCCAGTATGGGCGGGTGATCCTGCCGTTCACCCTGCTGCGGCGCCTGGAGTGCGTGCTGGCGCCGACCAAGGCGGCGGTGCTGGCCGGGGCTCAGGAACATCAGAACAAGCCCGAGGCGGTGCGTGAGAAGCTGCTGCTGCGGGCGGCAGAGCAGCAGTTCTTCAATGCCTCGCCGCTGACGCTGGGCACCCTGTCGGATACTCAGACCGCCGACGACCTGATGAGCTACGTGCAGGCGTTCAGCCAGGATGCCCGAGAGATCTTCGATCACTTCCACTTCGAGGACTTCGTCCAGCAGCTGGCCGCCAACGACCTGCTCTACCAGGTGGTGCAGCGGGTCGCCAGCATCGACCTGAGCCCGGAGCGGATCACCAACTACGGCATGGGGGTGATCTTCGAGGAGCTGATCCGCAAGTTCGCCGAGAGCTCCAACGAGACCGCCGGTGAGCACTTCACGCCCCGCGACATCGTGCACCTGACCACCTCGCTGGTGCTGACCGGCCAGGACGAGACCCTGCGCCCGCACCGCATCGCCACCGTCTACGACCCCACGGCGGGCACCGGCGGCTTCCTCTCCGAGAGCGATGAGTACATCCGGCAGGTCAGCGACCAGGTCACGGTGTCGCTGCACGGCCAGGAGCTGAACCCGGAGTCCTACGCCATCTGCAAGGCCGACATGCTGATCAAGGGCCAGGACGTGGCCCAGATCAAGCTCGGTAACACCCTCTCCGACGACCAGCTGCCCGCCGAGCGCTTCGACTTCATGCTCGCCAACCCGCCGTTCGGGGTCGAGTGGAAGAAGGTCCAGAAGCAGGTCACCGACGAGCACAAGCAGAAGGGCTACGATGGCCGCTTCGGCCCGGGCCTGCCGCGCGTCTCCGATGGCTCGCTGCTGTTCCTGATGCACCTGGTCAGCAAGATGCGCAGCCCCAAGGACGGCGGCTCGCGGATCGGCATCATCCTCAACGGCTCGCCGCTGTTCACCGGCGGGGCCGGCAGCGGCGAGTCCGAGATCCGCCGCTACCTGCTGCAGCACGACCTGGTCGAGGCGATCGTCGCCCTGCCCACGGACATGTTCTACAACACTGGCATCGCCACCTACGTGTGGGTGCTCTCCAACCACAAGCCGGCCGAGCGGCGCGGCAAGGTGCAGCTGATCAACGCCACCGCGCGCTACACCAAGATGCGCAAGTCGCTGGGCAGCAAGCGCCAGTACGTGACCGACCGCGACATCGACGAGATCGTGCGCGGCTATGGGGCCTTCCAGGAGACCGAGGAGAGCAAGATCTTTCCGGTGGAGGCCTTCGGCTACCGGCGCATCACCGTCGAGCGCCCGCTGCGCCTCAACTTCCAGGCGAGCCCGGAGCGCCTGGCCCGGCTCGACGGCGAGAAGGCCCTCCAGAAGCTGCCAGAGGCCGACAGGGACGCCCTCAGGGCCGCCTGCGCCACCTTGGACCCCGAGCGCTGCTACACCAACCGGGACGCCTTCACGAAGGACCTGAAGGCCGCGCTCAAGCCCACCGGCCTCAAGGTCGGCGCCCCGCTACTGAAGGCGATCCTCAACGCCCTCGCCGAGCGTGATGACGAGGCCGATGTCTGCACCGACAAGCAGGGCAACCCGGAGCCCGACAGCGGCCTGCGCGATAACGAGAACGTGCCGCTCGACGAGTCGGTGTTCGACTATTTCGCCCGTGAGGTGAAGCCCCACGTGCCCGACGCCTGGATCGACGAGGATAAGCGCGACCCGCTTGACGGCCGTATCGGCCTCGTCGGCTTCGAGATCCCCTTCAACCGGCATTTCTACACCTTCGAGCCGCCGCGCCCGCTGGAGGCGATCGACGCCGACCTCAAGGCCTGCACCGACCGGATCAAGTCGATGATCGAGGAGTTGTCGGCATGA